A single genomic interval of Calditrichota bacterium harbors:
- a CDS encoding GNAT family N-acetyltransferase → MKRKAPLPPGLIIRNLRREDKVRLIELDAQLTGLRRDLYYDRKFRRFFGEDAPILLGLVAEAAGRLVGYILGEVNTGEYGIMQPVASVDTIGVDPQYKRTGVGRTLLEEYCAVAAKAGVETMTTLVSEDWPEVISFFKERGFHPAKLVAFERELPREGLFGRG, encoded by the coding sequence ATGAAACGTAAAGCGCCGCTTCCGCCCGGCCTCATTATTCGCAATCTGCGTCGGGAAGACAAGGTTCGCCTGATAGAACTCGACGCCCAATTGACCGGCCTCCGGCGCGACCTCTATTACGACCGTAAGTTTCGCCGCTTCTTCGGGGAAGACGCGCCTATCCTGCTCGGCCTTGTGGCTGAAGCCGCAGGCCGGCTTGTCGGGTATATTCTGGGCGAAGTCAATACCGGCGAATATGGCATAATGCAGCCGGTCGCGTCGGTCGATACGATCGGCGTCGATCCGCAATATAAGCGGACCGGCGTCGGGCGGACGCTGCTCGAAGAATACTGCGCCGTCGCGGCCAAAGCCGGCGTCGAGACGATGACGACGCTCGTCTCTGAAGACTGGCCCGAAGTGATCTCCTTCTTTAAGGAGCGCGGCTTCCATCCGGCGAAACTGGTTGCGTTCGAGCGGGAACTCCCGCGTGAGGGGCTCTTTGGCCGCGGATAA
- a CDS encoding zinc-binding dehydrogenase, with protein MKAAIFYGPHQPLRIEDVPMPVAGPGELLVKVAACGLCHTDLHYLDHGVPTFKTPPLILGHEASGTVAALGTGVKGWNEGDRLLLPAVLTCGVCRNCREGRENICDDMRMFGNHLDGAFAEYVVAPAKDALHLPDAVPLIEGSIIADAVSTPFHAVVNRGAVKPGDRVAVFGCGGVGINCVQIAAAQGAVVVAVDIAPEKLELARQFGAAHTIDASTVEGGRFDKAMRKLLGDGVDVAFEAIGKPETIQAAFSTLRKGGRCILIGYTNQTVELPAAKIMFFEQGITGSLGCRPVDYPRIIDMAATGRIKVKELVTGRYPLEQINEAFEELRRGAPQVIRLVAVP; from the coding sequence ATGAAGGCAGCAATTTTTTATGGGCCGCATCAACCTCTGCGCATCGAAGACGTCCCGATGCCGGTCGCCGGCCCGGGTGAGTTGTTGGTCAAAGTTGCCGCTTGCGGGCTTTGCCACACCGACCTACACTACCTCGACCACGGCGTCCCGACGTTCAAGACGCCGCCTCTGATCCTGGGTCACGAAGCATCCGGGACCGTCGCCGCATTGGGCACTGGCGTCAAGGGTTGGAACGAAGGCGACCGGCTCCTCCTGCCCGCCGTGTTAACCTGCGGCGTATGCCGGAACTGCCGGGAGGGGCGCGAAAACATCTGCGACGATATGCGGATGTTCGGCAACCACCTCGACGGCGCCTTTGCTGAGTACGTGGTTGCGCCAGCTAAGGACGCGCTCCATCTGCCCGACGCGGTGCCGCTGATCGAGGGGTCGATTATCGCCGACGCAGTTTCGACGCCATTCCACGCGGTGGTGAATCGTGGCGCCGTGAAACCAGGCGACCGGGTAGCGGTCTTCGGCTGTGGCGGGGTAGGAATCAACTGCGTGCAAATCGCTGCCGCGCAAGGAGCGGTCGTGGTAGCGGTCGATATCGCGCCGGAGAAACTGGAACTGGCGCGGCAGTTCGGCGCGGCGCACACCATTGATGCTTCGACAGTCGAGGGCGGGCGCTTCGACAAAGCCATGCGGAAACTTCTCGGCGACGGCGTCGATGTGGCGTTCGAGGCCATCGGCAAGCCGGAGACGATCCAGGCGGCGTTCTCGACCCTGCGCAAGGGCGGACGCTGCATCCTGATCGGTTACACCAATCAAACGGTCGAACTGCCTGCAGCGAAGATCATGTTCTTCGAGCAGGGCATCACCGGATCGCTCGGCTGCCGGCCGGTCGATTATCCCCGCATCATCGACATGGCAGCAACGGGGCGAATCAAGGTGAAGGAACTGGTAACCGGTCGCTATCCGCTAGAACAGATCAATGAGGCGTTCGAAGAACTGCGCCGCGGCGCGCCGCAGGTGATCCGGCTGGTGGCGGTTCCTTAG